In one window of Microbacterium natoriense DNA:
- a CDS encoding alpha/beta fold hydrolase has product MTVLFLPGRWQNDREHGAQDPGRDLRAVLRRRRHTVRSARYRLVDLQHHERELAGTRLADIRADVMTHWIEPDGEARVLVGYSFGATLAVAMAAELEPDALVLIDGGLTPGAPSPASCDDIGQGLMDCPAWQPRLRRQIERRLAGESDTPILSDGRLLDDTEALYLGRCTYRWFPEGVVAELRKLATDRTIDAQVAGLRCPILVVASTSSGSSGERAQAMFRHHRWIRSRLLLVPGLSHLEMICGRRMTPFWEEVGEWLEYYEG; this is encoded by the coding sequence ATGACGGTTCTTTTCTTGCCGGGAAGATGGCAGAACGACCGAGAGCACGGCGCGCAAGACCCTGGCCGAGATCTGCGGGCTGTGCTTCGCCGCCGCCGGCATACAGTCCGCTCGGCGCGATACAGATTGGTTGATTTGCAGCATCACGAGCGCGAGTTGGCCGGGACTCGTCTTGCTGACATACGCGCAGACGTTATGACCCATTGGATCGAACCTGACGGCGAGGCACGTGTGCTTGTTGGATACAGCTTCGGAGCAACCTTGGCGGTTGCCATGGCGGCCGAATTGGAGCCGGACGCGCTCGTTCTGATCGACGGCGGATTGACACCGGGGGCACCGTCCCCAGCTTCGTGTGACGACATAGGCCAGGGATTGATGGACTGCCCGGCCTGGCAGCCTAGACTCCGCCGTCAAATCGAGCGGCGCCTGGCGGGCGAGTCCGACACTCCTATCTTGTCCGATGGGCGGCTATTGGATGACACCGAAGCGTTATACCTCGGGAGGTGCACCTACAGATGGTTCCCAGAGGGAGTCGTCGCTGAACTGCGCAAGCTGGCTACGGACCGAACTATCGATGCGCAGGTAGCCGGACTTCGGTGTCCGATCCTCGTTGTCGCATCTACATCAAGCGGGAGTTCCGGTGAACGAGCCCAGGCGATGTTCCGCCACCATCGCTGGATACGGTCGCGGTTGTTGCTGGTTCCGGGTTTGTCTCACCTTGAAATGATCTGTGGCCGACGTATGACCCCTTTTTGGGAGGAAGTAGGAGAGTGGCTTGAGTATTACGAAGGGTGA
- a CDS encoding threonine/serine exporter family protein, protein MSRSPQFAQLGALLLEAGFSATDARDALEEIRERIAPEEELSFAVLPEAVFVSPLTGEAGSILRMSFASSLSTRQSAMVSRMMHRLRDGRITLEHALGAEQQRIRSAAMRMPLVRWTAGNTLLAAGLAVLFRCPWWAVLVAAVVAGLMGALSVLLRRIRPAAAIVPFLVALLSTVLVSESAAMLGYSSVPLFAVCAPIAILVPGALITNALLELTAADVVSGASRLVYGIVQLGFKAAGIAAGSAWIGLTIDQDSAFLLADVSGVLSAGPAWASLPSAGFSWMGVAALAIGISIAFGAGYRLTAVSIAAMGVAYALLVLIAPFAGSAIATGATASVLFIIARLVERSSFAIPATITFQPAFLLLVPGTVGLVAITSFDVAPVAAALAVFVSLCIGTKLGSIVVDTHWWRLFRRRSSAV, encoded by the coding sequence ATGTCCCGATCCCCGCAGTTCGCGCAGCTCGGCGCCCTCCTGCTCGAGGCAGGGTTCTCGGCGACCGACGCACGCGACGCTCTCGAGGAGATCCGTGAGCGCATCGCGCCGGAGGAGGAGCTCTCCTTCGCCGTTCTTCCGGAAGCCGTATTCGTGTCGCCGCTCACGGGCGAGGCGGGCTCGATCCTCAGGATGAGCTTCGCGTCGTCGTTGTCGACCCGGCAGTCCGCGATGGTGAGCCGAATGATGCACCGCCTGCGCGACGGTCGGATCACGCTGGAGCACGCGCTGGGCGCGGAGCAGCAGCGCATCAGAAGTGCAGCGATGCGGATGCCGCTGGTGCGCTGGACCGCCGGCAACACTCTGCTCGCCGCCGGGCTGGCCGTGCTGTTCCGGTGCCCCTGGTGGGCGGTTCTGGTGGCGGCCGTCGTCGCGGGGCTGATGGGCGCGCTGTCGGTGCTGCTGCGGCGCATCCGACCCGCTGCCGCGATCGTGCCCTTTCTCGTCGCGCTGCTGTCGACAGTCCTCGTGAGCGAATCGGCGGCGATGCTGGGCTACTCCTCAGTGCCGCTGTTCGCCGTCTGCGCGCCGATCGCGATCCTGGTCCCTGGCGCTCTCATCACGAACGCACTTCTCGAACTCACAGCGGCGGATGTCGTCTCGGGCGCATCCCGGCTCGTCTACGGCATCGTTCAGTTGGGTTTCAAGGCTGCCGGGATCGCCGCCGGAAGCGCATGGATAGGACTCACGATCGACCAGGACTCCGCGTTCCTGCTCGCCGACGTCAGCGGGGTGCTGAGCGCCGGCCCCGCCTGGGCATCGCTGCCGTCGGCCGGGTTCAGCTGGATGGGCGTGGCAGCCCTCGCGATCGGCATCAGCATCGCGTTCGGCGCCGGGTACCGGCTGACCGCCGTGAGCATCGCCGCGATGGGCGTCGCCTACGCCCTCCTGGTGTTGATCGCACCGTTCGCCGGGAGCGCGATCGCGACCGGCGCCACAGCGTCTGTGCTCTTCATCATCGCGAGGCTCGTCGAGCGCTCGTCATTCGCGATCCCGGCGACGATCACGTTCCAGCCGGCGTTCCTGCTGCTGGTACCGGGAACCGTCGGCCTCGTGGCGATCACGTCGTTCGACGTCGCCCCCGTCGCCGCGGCTCTCGCCGTTTTCGTGAGTCTGTGCATCGGAACGAAGCTGGGCTCCATCGTGGTCGACACCCACTGGTGGCGGCTGTTCCGGCGTCGGTCGAGCGCGGTATGA
- a CDS encoding acyl carrier protein, protein MSITKGDIRQAIVAAIGASGGAEGMEFDSGRTLREYGVSSLSVYQFASAIEAALHLEIPDEDFRPEHFATLGDIERLIARIVRD, encoded by the coding sequence TTGAGTATTACGAAGGGTGATATCCGGCAAGCGATCGTGGCAGCGATTGGGGCATCAGGCGGAGCTGAAGGGATGGAGTTCGATTCGGGGCGCACGCTACGCGAGTATGGCGTGTCGTCCCTTTCCGTTTACCAGTTTGCGTCCGCCATTGAGGCGGCCCTCCACCTGGAGATTCCTGATGAAGACTTCCGCCCAGAGCACTTTGCCACGCTCGGCGACATCGAGCGGCTGATCGCCCGGATCGTTCGGGATTAG
- a CDS encoding nucleotidyltransferase family protein — protein MSTDNAPLELLLALADHRQDADTTRADIERLIATADFDWGQFFALALFHKVAFLAWTRLWQLQSLETVLSAGMPLLLFNHWTQLHRVNECRTAAQFEALRAISQGLNGAEVRWMVGKGGPLLLGTCYPPGARKMYDLDLLAGRDDLDAIVSGMGDAGFSMGYWSPDKTTIDPLHTGELRNWLLHSRGLPNFLALQDDPVIDYLVAQVQFRVGSTATGGQSVAAERLLDVKTTTTMTWGVGTSFSVPSPSAVDLCIQLALHIARETIDPEHSEWHMSWNIIKLTDLARYVDATDFEIEALASRSAELGFREQVRYAIAAVSAVFPSERVSKAAAVLGVVSMPTLAELSQEFLAVADARTRSQSTWTTMVGVKTS, from the coding sequence ATGTCGACTGATAACGCGCCGCTGGAGTTGCTCCTGGCCCTCGCCGATCATCGCCAGGATGCAGACACAACGCGTGCTGATATCGAACGTCTCATCGCGACCGCGGACTTCGACTGGGGGCAGTTCTTTGCGCTCGCTCTCTTCCACAAAGTGGCCTTTCTAGCGTGGACTCGACTCTGGCAACTACAGTCGCTCGAGACCGTGTTGAGCGCCGGCATGCCACTGCTTCTGTTCAATCACTGGACCCAACTGCACCGGGTGAACGAGTGCCGCACTGCGGCCCAGTTCGAGGCACTCCGTGCGATATCCCAGGGGCTTAATGGCGCAGAGGTGAGATGGATGGTCGGTAAGGGGGGACCTCTATTGCTCGGCACCTGCTATCCGCCCGGCGCCCGGAAGATGTATGACCTGGACCTGCTTGCAGGCCGTGACGACCTGGATGCCATTGTTTCGGGGATGGGGGATGCGGGCTTTTCCATGGGGTATTGGTCTCCGGACAAGACAACTATCGATCCGCTCCACACGGGCGAGCTACGAAACTGGCTACTGCATTCTCGTGGTCTACCAAACTTCCTTGCGTTGCAGGACGACCCCGTTATCGACTACCTCGTCGCGCAAGTTCAGTTCCGGGTTGGCAGTACCGCAACAGGTGGGCAGTCGGTCGCCGCGGAGCGCCTTCTAGACGTAAAGACGACTACAACAATGACCTGGGGAGTAGGGACATCATTCAGCGTGCCATCGCCGTCAGCGGTCGACCTATGCATCCAGCTCGCTTTGCACATCGCCCGCGAGACGATTGATCCGGAGCACTCCGAGTGGCATATGAGCTGGAACATCATCAAGCTCACCGACCTTGCCAGATACGTCGACGCGACGGACTTTGAAATCGAGGCGCTCGCGTCACGTTCCGCCGAACTCGGTTTCCGGGAGCAAGTGCGATACGCGATCGCCGCAGTCTCGGCTGTATTCCCGTCGGAGCGAGTCTCGAAGGCAGCAGCAGTGCTCGGCGTTGTATCGATGCCTACTCTCGCCGAGCTCAGCCAAGAGTTTCTCGCGGTCGCCGACGCCAGAACGCGCTCGCAGAGTACGTGGACGACCATGGTCGGTGTGAAGACATCGTGA
- the pyrH gene encoding UMP kinase, with the protein MKRIVVKLSGQSISGTKEFGFSEESLEHLAREIISLAELGLQVAVVVGGGNVFRGNRSEAWGIDRVEADNIGMLGTVINGVLLRGKLSALGQENVRLMTALPINNLAEPYIRLRARHHLEKGAIVVLGGGNGQPFTTTDYPSVQRAVELGADAVFVAKNGVNGVYSADPNTDPSATLFDRLSYDDVLARGLQVMDQSAFILARDHSLPLYIFDIESTGTMKAIVEGSHIGTVVS; encoded by the coding sequence ATGAAGCGCATCGTTGTCAAGCTGTCCGGTCAGTCGATTTCCGGGACCAAAGAATTCGGCTTCAGCGAAGAAAGTCTTGAACACCTGGCGCGCGAGATTATTTCTCTTGCCGAGTTGGGGCTACAAGTAGCTGTGGTCGTCGGCGGTGGGAACGTCTTCCGCGGCAATCGCTCCGAGGCGTGGGGGATCGACCGCGTCGAAGCCGACAACATTGGCATGCTGGGCACTGTGATCAACGGGGTCCTTCTACGAGGTAAGCTTTCCGCACTTGGGCAAGAGAATGTGCGATTGATGACGGCCCTTCCAATCAACAACCTGGCCGAACCCTATATACGACTCCGGGCCAGACATCATCTCGAAAAAGGCGCGATCGTTGTGCTCGGCGGAGGAAACGGGCAGCCCTTCACAACTACCGACTACCCGTCTGTTCAGCGCGCAGTTGAGTTAGGCGCTGACGCTGTGTTTGTCGCGAAAAACGGTGTCAACGGCGTCTACAGTGCAGATCCAAACACTGATCCAAGCGCAACCCTCTTTGATCGCCTGTCATATGACGATGTGCTCGCTCGGGGCCTGCAAGTTATGGATCAGAGTGCGTTCATTCTCGCGCGAGATCATTCGCTTCCGCTGTACATCTTTGACATTGAGTCGACGGGTACCATGAAGGCGATTGTCGAGGGTTCTCACATTGGTACCGTCGTGTCTTGA
- a CDS encoding Dabb family protein has product MIDRIVLIRTTGDEKRIRETLERVSQLNGNVPGLVEARVGADSSERTRGHQHAFVLRFETAEDLAAWGSNPLHDPIRNELSSQSSQIVFDFHVD; this is encoded by the coding sequence ATGATCGACAGAATCGTGCTCATACGAACAACGGGTGACGAGAAGCGCATACGCGAAACCCTGGAGAGGGTGTCGCAGTTGAATGGAAACGTACCCGGCCTAGTCGAAGCTCGCGTCGGCGCCGATTCGTCCGAACGAACTCGAGGCCACCAACACGCGTTCGTGCTACGGTTCGAGACAGCGGAGGATCTCGCCGCCTGGGGGTCGAACCCGTTGCACGACCCCATCCGCAACGAGCTGTCTAGTCAGAGCAGCCAGATCGTGTTTGACTTCCATGTCGACTGA
- a CDS encoding septum formation family protein, protein MMKLRTRRALALAGAAAALSLALTGCSALNGILGGGSGDADRDEESGQVTESSNIDIFALKVGDCKMESPEGLLSDADVVPCEEPHDEEVYFELKMDDGEFSSEAVDAASQECIGDAFTNFIGIDYNSSTLEVYPITPTQDTWDQLNDRVIQCVVTNPAGQTTGSLAGTGL, encoded by the coding sequence ATGATGAAACTGCGCACGCGTCGCGCACTTGCTCTCGCAGGTGCTGCGGCAGCACTGTCGCTCGCACTGACCGGCTGTAGCGCGCTGAACGGCATCCTCGGCGGCGGCTCGGGAGACGCCGACCGCGACGAGGAGTCCGGCCAGGTCACCGAGAGCTCGAACATCGACATCTTCGCGCTGAAGGTCGGCGACTGCAAGATGGAGAGCCCCGAGGGTCTGCTCTCCGACGCCGACGTGGTCCCCTGCGAAGAGCCGCACGATGAAGAGGTCTACTTCGAGCTCAAGATGGACGACGGCGAGTTCTCCAGCGAGGCTGTCGACGCCGCGTCGCAGGAGTGCATCGGCGATGCCTTCACCAACTTCATCGGCATCGACTACAACTCGTCGACGCTCGAGGTCTACCCGATCACCCCGACCCAGGACACCTGGGACCAGCTGAACGACCGCGTCATCCAGTGCGTCGTCACGAACCCCGCCGGGCAGACCACCGGCTCGCTCGCGGGCACCGGTCTCTGA
- a CDS encoding phosphotransferase codes for MSSFEDVGRAISEYGLEIDRPIRSVWGRRTQWECTDRRGEKIFLKEWSRVADSAPRANELAVLTRLHATSPGVGAAPVAFGPGLMEIEVGSSVLTASEFISGQDLETGYSEEGIAATFQVINRMHRHVDQTLPVSADPIHSLAREVITRWGANPVVRRSAGLLRDGAERLASLPTAAIHGDLNFSNVMLTVAGPRLVDFEFSRNDIRLLDLAALSFPSRGAQNGALQSVEALNDNKLIQLADTHFDPPVSQSEREMFPSAVILHLLRIFRDVTRQSPHSAALVLPALGTALARYV; via the coding sequence ATGAGTTCGTTCGAAGATGTGGGTCGCGCCATCTCTGAATATGGCCTAGAGATCGATCGGCCAATCAGGTCAGTTTGGGGCCGTCGGACCCAATGGGAGTGCACTGACCGGCGCGGCGAAAAGATCTTCCTGAAGGAATGGTCGCGAGTCGCGGATAGTGCACCCCGCGCCAACGAGCTTGCAGTCCTGACTCGCTTGCACGCAACTAGTCCGGGGGTGGGCGCTGCACCCGTCGCGTTCGGCCCGGGCCTTATGGAGATCGAGGTCGGAAGCTCAGTCCTCACCGCGTCCGAGTTCATTTCCGGACAAGATCTCGAGACCGGGTACTCCGAGGAAGGCATCGCAGCAACGTTCCAAGTCATCAATCGGATGCACCGCCATGTTGACCAGACGTTGCCTGTGTCAGCGGATCCAATCCACTCACTCGCTCGTGAAGTGATCACACGGTGGGGAGCAAACCCCGTGGTCCGTAGATCGGCCGGCCTGCTACGCGACGGCGCTGAGAGGCTTGCATCTTTACCGACCGCCGCGATCCATGGAGACCTGAACTTCAGCAACGTCATGCTCACTGTCGCCGGGCCAAGACTAGTCGACTTCGAATTCTCAAGGAATGACATCCGGCTCCTCGATCTGGCCGCGTTGTCTTTCCCGTCGCGGGGTGCACAGAACGGAGCGCTCCAATCCGTTGAGGCCCTCAACGACAACAAACTCATTCAACTGGCGGATACACACTTCGACCCTCCCGTCAGCCAATCTGAGCGAGAGATGTTCCCGTCTGCCGTCATCCTTCATCTTCTACGCATCTTTCGCGACGTAACCCGACAGAGTCCGCACTCCGCCGCGCTCGTGCTGCCCGCCCTCGGCACTGCACTGGCCCGCTACGTCTAA
- a CDS encoding AAA family ATPase, whose amino-acid sequence MDDHGRCEDIVTSVGWGKGRTIIVLTGLPGSGKTTLGIGLARALGGVHRIAVGDELRRLRESGIGWDQRMEQAFNGNDTFEGSDIARVLRVALDQITDSKPIVVDGGVSVAEGLIQVGLRPTLAINLVAPDITRARRLFERATTGNRVDDVESIHVARSIAQLSALERTIRELEALAPTLTIDGDMDVEDVLKSALSALLLAEIPVEDNKSSPSDRFLGFEHDVTSPRDICSLAPGPVLLIKPHLTGSGDLLRTVSRRFEEHGWGVAWEARHLTGSADVLLRAKAHFDIHYLYAAYASSLIGPKFVGGMEALAPDEYGTWEEGKVWKTEQGYWRNESRADGQVLVNGHMPNQIRSYEEPGNVVIAVGLYPTRPDRSGWGALRREVLGSSDPTKALPTSLRGEGARGKYSLQPFTLQKNGFHLSAGPLEAVRETLIWSRRPVSGALAYAVDQTPRGSGSWFRDSAGQDWGSKPVERVLRSAWRLSRRTRTSSRYVSLT is encoded by the coding sequence GTGGACGACCATGGTCGGTGTGAAGACATCGTGACAAGTGTGGGATGGGGCAAAGGGAGGACGATAATCGTTCTAACGGGCTTGCCCGGCTCGGGAAAAACGACGTTGGGCATCGGCCTTGCTCGCGCTCTCGGTGGCGTGCATCGAATCGCAGTTGGCGACGAGCTTCGACGCCTGCGGGAGAGCGGCATTGGATGGGACCAGCGGATGGAACAGGCCTTCAACGGCAATGACACATTCGAGGGAAGCGACATCGCTCGCGTGCTCCGCGTGGCGCTTGATCAGATCACTGACAGCAAACCGATTGTCGTGGACGGAGGAGTGTCTGTCGCCGAAGGGCTGATACAAGTTGGTTTGCGGCCTACGCTTGCTATCAACCTCGTGGCCCCGGACATAACCCGGGCGAGGAGACTATTCGAACGCGCCACGACCGGAAATCGCGTGGATGATGTCGAAAGTATCCACGTTGCGCGTTCGATAGCACAACTCTCCGCTTTGGAACGTACTATCCGCGAGTTGGAGGCACTTGCGCCGACCTTAACTATCGACGGCGACATGGATGTGGAAGACGTGTTAAAGTCCGCTCTCTCGGCGCTACTGCTCGCCGAAATACCCGTTGAGGACAACAAGTCGTCACCGTCGGACCGCTTCCTCGGTTTTGAACATGACGTCACTTCGCCCCGAGACATTTGTAGCCTGGCGCCCGGGCCCGTCCTCCTTATCAAACCTCACTTGACCGGCAGCGGCGACCTATTACGCACCGTGAGCAGGCGGTTCGAAGAGCACGGATGGGGAGTCGCGTGGGAAGCCCGGCATTTGACCGGATCCGCGGATGTACTCTTGAGAGCTAAAGCACACTTCGACATACATTACCTCTATGCTGCGTACGCGTCTTCCCTCATCGGCCCGAAGTTCGTCGGCGGCATGGAGGCACTGGCACCCGATGAGTATGGCACCTGGGAGGAGGGAAAGGTCTGGAAGACGGAGCAAGGATACTGGCGCAATGAGTCGCGGGCAGATGGCCAGGTGCTGGTCAACGGCCATATGCCAAACCAAATCCGTTCGTATGAAGAACCAGGCAACGTTGTCATTGCGGTCGGGCTGTATCCGACAAGGCCGGATCGTTCTGGATGGGGAGCGCTCCGACGCGAAGTGCTCGGCTCATCCGACCCGACGAAAGCCCTCCCCACGAGCCTCCGCGGGGAGGGCGCCCGAGGAAAGTACTCGCTTCAACCGTTCACTCTTCAAAAGAACGGATTTCACTTGTCAGCTGGCCCCCTTGAGGCTGTACGTGAAACGTTGATCTGGTCGAGGCGCCCGGTTTCCGGCGCTCTAGCTTACGCCGTCGACCAAACGCCGCGGGGTTCAGGATCTTGGTTTCGTGACTCGGCGGGGCAGGACTGGGGGTCGAAACCAGTCGAGCGCGTGTTGCGAAGCGCATGGAGGTTGAGCCGACGTACCCGGACGTCGAGCAGATACGTTAGTCTGACTTGA
- a CDS encoding glycosyltransferase family 8 protein yields MDPEVLDVGYVLDSNYVEATSVSCLSVMLRARRKVRFHVASLSGALRLLPAVQRHAAKEGHQICYLSLRPPLDGHELPALAFHQHVTGASWLIFRLFDEAETESGHLLYLDGDTLVLGSLDPAPLTPVSPSAVAARIDPWNPTIDSPKGVQAWAELGLPPGASNVNSGVVCVDVERWRDDSLTAAVVQGIAFSGPRMLLGDQEALNAALAGRVTPLPPEYNAMVMWDIDPYNPGLRRARQSPSEGQVIRHFAGWRKPWLPEWQSQPHGEEWHRLRRMLLESGAG; encoded by the coding sequence GTGGATCCCGAGGTGCTTGACGTCGGCTATGTCCTTGACTCGAATTACGTCGAGGCAACCTCCGTTTCATGCCTATCGGTCATGTTGCGAGCCCGTCGAAAGGTGCGCTTTCACGTCGCGTCGCTGTCCGGCGCGCTGCGTCTGCTCCCTGCCGTACAGCGTCACGCTGCCAAGGAAGGTCATCAGATCTGCTATTTGAGTCTGAGACCACCTCTTGATGGCCATGAGTTGCCCGCGCTGGCGTTTCACCAACACGTTACCGGCGCAAGCTGGTTGATATTCAGATTGTTTGACGAGGCTGAGACCGAAAGTGGACACCTTCTGTATCTAGACGGCGACACACTTGTCTTGGGCTCTTTGGACCCGGCGCCGCTTACCCCTGTCAGCCCATCAGCGGTTGCCGCCCGCATCGATCCATGGAACCCGACGATCGATTCGCCGAAGGGCGTCCAGGCCTGGGCGGAACTCGGACTTCCACCCGGCGCTTCGAATGTGAATAGTGGCGTGGTTTGCGTGGACGTAGAGCGGTGGAGAGACGATTCGCTCACGGCTGCTGTCGTGCAAGGCATCGCATTCAGTGGCCCACGTATGTTGCTGGGTGACCAGGAGGCGCTCAACGCGGCGCTGGCCGGCCGCGTTACACCGCTACCTCCCGAGTACAACGCGATGGTGATGTGGGACATCGACCCGTACAACCCTGGTCTGCGCCGCGCTCGACAATCGCCGAGTGAAGGACAAGTGATTCGTCACTTCGCTGGCTGGCGTAAGCCGTGGTTACCGGAGTGGCAGAGTCAACCGCACGGCGAGGAGTGGCATCGTCTACGGCGAATGCTGCTAGAGAGCGGCGCGGGCTGA
- a CDS encoding class I adenylate-forming enzyme family protein, translated as MSNPETLPELVEQWHRRGEHIAVIEVGAGAERTEITYGELGKKVDCIAEELAGRYGVCAGDRVALSPSNSISDLAVFCAIVALGATCVMIPGNDPTERQLSKLRATSAKIWFGDRSVLVDGPVRREGIVDLVADAATRIGCSPNVDRAAPHADSPAVIFFTTGSTAAAKAVVQSNRNVLVNCAALADLHRLGPTDRLLGVLPMYYANGLELSLITPLLAGATSVLLREFDPLTYLATCAEHSATVASVVPALLDAIASTRGKPDLRSLRYFVSAAAPLSARTARAIWERLGKQIVQGYGLSETTNFATSLPTDLNEEEYRICVLDAPIPMVGSAIHECEVGVFTLDGSPVRTGERGEVCMRGKSVMLGYDRAPSANSAAFRNGWFRSGDEGFMSFLPGRDEPLLTLTGRYKNIIKVGGVGVSLDEVDRYVQTVSGVADAAALRAEHPVLGEAVSVLFRVHPDVKDPETVRMAILDVLKKQIGLTHAAVTAEVRNEVPRTANGKVLRWGA; from the coding sequence GTGTCAAACCCTGAGACGCTCCCTGAACTTGTCGAACAATGGCATCGGCGCGGAGAGCATATCGCTGTGATCGAAGTCGGTGCTGGCGCCGAACGAACCGAAATCACCTACGGCGAGCTTGGCAAGAAAGTCGACTGTATCGCCGAAGAGCTCGCCGGTCGATATGGTGTGTGTGCCGGAGATAGGGTCGCGCTAAGCCCTAGCAATTCGATCTCTGATTTGGCAGTTTTCTGCGCCATCGTCGCGCTGGGTGCGACCTGCGTCATGATTCCTGGCAACGATCCGACAGAGCGTCAACTGTCGAAGTTGCGCGCAACGTCGGCGAAGATCTGGTTCGGAGACAGGAGCGTACTAGTCGACGGACCAGTTCGGCGCGAGGGAATCGTAGATCTCGTCGCCGACGCGGCCACGCGCATCGGCTGCAGCCCCAACGTAGATCGCGCTGCCCCGCACGCAGATAGCCCGGCGGTCATATTCTTCACGACCGGATCTACGGCCGCGGCGAAAGCTGTTGTCCAATCAAATCGTAATGTGCTTGTGAACTGCGCGGCATTGGCCGATCTGCACCGCCTTGGGCCGACAGATCGCCTCCTGGGTGTGCTGCCGATGTATTATGCTAACGGGCTAGAGCTAAGCCTGATCACGCCGTTGCTCGCGGGCGCGACGAGCGTGCTTCTACGGGAATTCGATCCGTTGACGTATCTCGCGACGTGCGCTGAGCATAGCGCGACAGTCGCGAGCGTTGTGCCGGCTCTCCTCGATGCCATCGCGTCTACTCGAGGCAAACCTGATCTTCGATCACTGCGATACTTCGTGTCGGCGGCCGCTCCATTGTCTGCAAGGACCGCTCGCGCGATTTGGGAACGGCTGGGCAAGCAAATCGTCCAAGGGTACGGACTTTCCGAAACAACGAACTTCGCAACATCCCTGCCCACGGACCTCAATGAAGAGGAATATCGAATTTGCGTGCTGGATGCCCCGATCCCAATGGTGGGCAGCGCGATTCATGAATGCGAGGTAGGGGTCTTTACGCTCGATGGTTCTCCCGTTCGGACTGGAGAGCGCGGCGAGGTCTGCATGCGCGGAAAAAGCGTGATGCTTGGGTATGATCGCGCGCCGAGCGCTAATTCTGCTGCCTTCCGCAATGGCTGGTTTCGGTCCGGTGATGAGGGGTTCATGTCGTTCCTCCCTGGTCGAGACGAGCCGCTGTTGACACTGACTGGTCGTTACAAGAACATCATCAAGGTGGGCGGCGTCGGTGTCTCTCTAGACGAGGTTGACCGCTACGTACAGACGGTGAGCGGGGTCGCCGACGCTGCGGCCTTGCGGGCAGAGCATCCGGTCCTGGGCGAGGCAGTGTCAGTTCTGTTCCGCGTTCATCCCGACGTGAAGGACCCGGAGACCGTGCGCATGGCCATTCTCGATGTGCTCAAGAAGCAAATCGGATTGACGCACGCCGCGGTGACCGCAGAAGTTCGCAACGAAGTGCCGCGCACCGCGAACGGTAAGGTCCTCCGATGGGGAGCTTGA
- the def gene encoding peptide deformylase, whose translation MAVLPIRIMGDPVLHSPASAVDGITDEIRSLVADMYETMDTAPGVGLAAPQVGVPLRIYTYSYVDDDDQPWRGVLINPELWMVPLEPGDPDPDLESEGCLSFPGERFPLRRSERVRVTGTDLDGGPVSIDVDGWRARIMQHEFDHLDGIIYVDRLSDGDWKTVQKIARKRGWGRPGVSWTPGIDDLEG comes from the coding sequence GTGGCTGTACTTCCGATTCGCATCATGGGCGATCCCGTCCTGCACTCCCCCGCATCTGCCGTCGATGGCATCACCGACGAGATCCGCTCGCTCGTGGCGGACATGTACGAGACCATGGACACGGCGCCCGGCGTCGGACTCGCCGCTCCGCAGGTGGGCGTGCCCCTGCGTATCTACACATACTCGTACGTGGACGACGACGACCAGCCCTGGCGCGGCGTTCTCATCAACCCCGAGCTGTGGATGGTGCCTCTGGAGCCGGGCGACCCGGATCCCGACCTCGAATCGGAAGGATGCCTGTCCTTCCCCGGTGAGCGCTTCCCGTTGCGCCGCTCAGAGCGCGTGCGCGTCACCGGCACCGATCTCGACGGCGGCCCCGTCTCGATCGACGTCGACGGATGGCGTGCGCGGATCATGCAGCACGAGTTCGACCATCTCGACGGCATCATCTACGTCGACCGGCTGTCGGACGGAGATTGGAAGACCGTGCAGAAGATCGCCCGCAAGCGCGGATGGGGCCGTCCCGGCGTCAGCTGGACGCCCGGGATCGACGACCTCGAGGGATGA